The DNA window TTTTGATCTAAGACAAGCTCGCTAAACTATTAATAAAAAGTTGAAAAATGACAAAAGGATTTAAATGGATCACATACTTTTAGAATATTGAATCCAAGACTTAAGCAATCGTGGAAAAATGGCATAAAAAAAGCCGACATAACGTCGGCTTTGTATTGGATAAACATTGATATTACAAGAATTTTCCAAGTGTTTTTACTTGATCCAACATACGATTAGAGAAACCCCACTCGTTGTCGTACCAAGCCATTACTTTAACTAGTTTGCCATCAACACGTGTTTGTGTTGCATCAAAAATAGACGATGCTGGATTGTGATTGAAGTCAATTGATACCAAAGGTAGTTCATTCACTTCAAGTACGCCTGCCATAGCACCCTGCGCTGCCGCTTTAACCGCTGCATTGACTTCTTCTTTAGTCGTTTCACGTGACGCAACAAAGGTCAGATCCACAAGTGACACATTGATAGTTGGAACACGAACAGCCATACCATCAAGTTTTCCAGCAAGCTCAGGCAACACAAGACCAACAGCTGCTGCTGCACCTGTTTTTGTTGGGATCATAGATTGCGTTGCGCTGCGCGCACGGTAAAGATCTGGGTGGTATACGTCAGTCAATACCTGGTCATTAGTGTAAGCGTGAATAGTGGTCATACTACCTTGTTCAATTCCGATAGTATCGTTCAATGCTTTCGCTACAGGCGCTAAACAGTTAGTCGTGCAAGAGGCATTTGAAATGATGTTACTCGATGCAGTCAGTACATCGCTATTTACACCGTGAACAACCGTGGCATCCATTTCTTTACCTGGTGCTGATACGATTACTTTTTTCGCACCTGCTTCAATGTGTTTAGAGGCACTTGCGCGGTCAGTAAACAACCCCGTACATTCAAGAACAACATCTACACCTAAACGTGCCCAAGGAAGATTTGATGGATCACGTTCTTGAACCAGCTCGATTTCATCATTGCCAATGACAAGTGTATTGCCTGTAAGCGACACTTCTTGCGAAAACTTGCCGTGCACTGAATCATATTGCGTCAAGTGTGCATTTACATTTGCTGGAGCCAAGTCGTTGATTGCAACAACTTTGATTTCATTTTGTTGGTTTGACTCATAGAGAGCACGTAAAACATTACGACCGATACGGCCATAGCCATTAATTGCGATTTTAATCATTTTCGAGTCCCCTTGATTATTTAATTTGACTTGCTTGTTTTGCAAGCGCTTCAATGGCCTGCCAATCTTTGTTTGCAATAAGTTGCTTATCGACCATCCAAGTACCACCAACACACACAACGTTGCTCAGTGATAGGTACTTAGGTGCAGATTCGAGCGTGATGCCGCCGGTCGGGCAAAACTTTACGTGAGGAATTGGTCCACCAATTGACTTTAACATTGGTGCCCCTCCTGCCGCTTCTGC is part of the Pseudoalteromonas xiamenensis genome and encodes:
- the gap gene encoding type I glyceraldehyde-3-phosphate dehydrogenase — encoded protein: MIKIAINGYGRIGRNVLRALYESNQQNEIKVVAINDLAPANVNAHLTQYDSVHGKFSQEVSLTGNTLVIGNDEIELVQERDPSNLPWARLGVDVVLECTGLFTDRASASKHIEAGAKKVIVSAPGKEMDATVVHGVNSDVLTASSNIISNASCTTNCLAPVAKALNDTIGIEQGSMTTIHAYTNDQVLTDVYHPDLYRARSATQSMIPTKTGAAAAVGLVLPELAGKLDGMAVRVPTINVSLVDLTFVASRETTKEEVNAAVKAAAQGAMAGVLEVNELPLVSIDFNHNPASSIFDATQTRVDGKLVKVMAWYDNEWGFSNRMLDQVKTLGKFL